One genomic region from Vitis riparia cultivar Riparia Gloire de Montpellier isolate 1030 chromosome 17, EGFV_Vit.rip_1.0, whole genome shotgun sequence encodes:
- the LOC117934476 gene encoding uncharacterized protein LOC117934476, translating into MALATHHVPGSYATFPTRSHSWTKGIKLKQYVKTRHVVGKPDISFSLKRNLHLSVGTPCVRVPKRRPLKISAFKGSAQNDESGGRASGSKSPKNSVRLSYAPQGNEETITESPKSQNVPLPYSSEANGTIGGSLAIQNLFKKWLTMLRTQSPCQEVDEILGEGPAVKEISETQNEIQNKDRGEILKAVWFYFLGMDAVIKIPLLIFIPLYLAVNVAYGPEVSKELAPLWVFGPLIVALYIKMLQGICALYVFSFKQTVKVVKNIPTYYLLAYTYIAHGKLKEDIQARFWQPVVDIKNLDYRELSRRKLKDLQEWLLERYLDFVESIWPYYCRTIRFLKRANLI; encoded by the exons ATGGCATTGGCAACTCACCATGTGCCG GGCTCTTATGCAACATTTCCCACTAGATCTCATTCATGGACCAAAGGGATAAAATTGAAGCAATATGTAAAAACACGTCACGTAGTTGGGAAACCTGATATAAGTTTCTCATTGAAGCGTAATCTTCATTTAAG TGTAGGGACTCCTTGTGTTCGAGTTCCAAAACGAAGACCTTTGAAAATTTCTGCCTTTAAAGGTAGTGCACAAAATGATGAATCAGGAGGGAGAGCAAGTGGATCAAAGTCCCCCAAGAATTCCGTGAGACTTTCATATGCTCCACAAGGGAATGAAGAGACAATAACTGAATCTCCAAAATCACAGAATGTTCCTCTTCCCTATTCTTCTGAAGCAAATGGGACAATTGGTGGATCTCTGGCCATACAGAACTTGTTCAAGAAATGGTTGACAATGTTACGCACACAATCGCCCTGTCAAGAAGTAGATGAGATTTTAGGTGAAGGACCAGCTGTGAAAGAAATATCAGAAACTCAGAATGAGATTCAGAATAAGGACAGAGGTGAGATTCTAAAGGCTGTTTGGTTCTACTTTCTGGGTATGGACGCAGTGATAAAGATACCCTTGCTGATATT CATACCTTTGTACCTGGCTGTTAATGTGGCTTATGGACCTGAAGTTTCGAAGGAGTTGGCTCCTTTGTGGGTTTTTGGACCCCTGATTGTTGCTCTTTACATCAAGATGCTCCAAGGGATATGTGCACTGTATGTCTTTAGCTTCAAGCAGACAGTTAAAGTAGTCAAGAACATACCCACTTACTATCTTCTGGCCTATACTTATATTGCTCACGGCAAGCTTAAAGAAGACATACAAGCTCGTTTTTGGCAACCTGTTGTTGACATCAAGAACTTGGACTACAGAGAGCTATCAAGAAGAAAGTTGAAAGATTTGCAAGAATGGTTATTGGAGAGGTACCTGGACTTTGTGGAGTCGATATGGCCCTATTATTGCAGAACAATCAGGTTTTTGAAGAGGGCTAATCTCATCTAG
- the LOC117934477 gene encoding uncharacterized protein LOC117934477, which translates to MRNTEVIEPYHIIHGMFNVKRRFLKRHAILFATSEDQSPLDELKPDTSEQEEYHPNAEAIPSASITYFHSEGTGGKPGLISFYNRPYKRANEDLISGPPRNQNNLLWFIGPSILVASFIFPSLYLRRILSTVFEDSLLTDFLILFFTEALFYCGVAVFLLLIDSLRRPLEPVSDTNSHRIPAPQLGHRIASGAALVLSLIIPMVTMGLVWPWTGPAASATLAPYLVGIVVQFAFEQYARYIKSPSWPVIPIVFQVYRLHQLNRAAQLVTALSFTVRGAEMTTHNLAINSSLGTLLNVLQFLGVICIWSLSSFLMRFFPSATMTQQ; encoded by the exons ATGAGAAATACTGAAG TCATTGAGCCATATCACATCATACATGGAATGTTCAATGTAAAAAGAAGGTTTCTGAAGAGGCATGCTATTCTATTTGCTACTTCTGAAGACCAATCTCCTTTAGATGAACTCAAACCAGATACTTCAGAGCAAGAAGAGTACCATCCTAATGCTGAAGCCATCCCTTCTGCGAGCATTACATATTTCCATTCAGAGGGTACTGGTGGAAAACCGGGTTTGATCTCATTTTACAATCGTCCATACAAAAGAGCGAATGAAGATCTTATATCTGGTCCACCAAGGAATCAGAACAACCTGCTATGGTTCATTGGTCCTTCTATCCTGGTAGCCTCTTTCATTTTCCCTTCGCTTTATCTGCGCAGAATACTTTCAACTGTATTTGAGGATTCTCTTTTAACAG ATTTTCTCATATTGTTCTTTACGGAAGCCCTTTTCTACTGTGGTGTTGCGGTTTTTCTTCTGCTAATAGACAGTTTGCGGAGGCCTCTTGAGCCAGTTTCTGATACAAATAGCCACAGAATCCCAGCTCCTCAGTTGGGGCACCGAATCGCTTCTGGTGCTGCCTTGGTGCTTAGTCTTATAATTCCTATGGTGACCATGGGTTTGGTCTGGCCGTGGACTGGCCCTGCAGCTTCTGCTACTCTTGCTCCATACCTGGTTGGTATTGTTGTCCAGTTTGCTTTTGAGCAGTACGCAAGATATATAAAGTCACCATCATGGCCAGTAATTCCGATTGTCTTTCAA GTTTATAGATTACACCAACTTAATAGAGCAGCACAATTGGTGACAGCCCTGTCATTCACGGTGAGGGGAGCTGAGATGACCACACACAACTTGGCAATAAACAGTTCACTGGGCACACTTTTGAATGTCCTTCAATTCCTTGGGGTCATCTGCATTTGGTCTCTCTCCAGCTTCCTCATGAGGTTTTTCCCTTCTGCTACAATGACTCAGCAATGA
- the LOC117905122 gene encoding cysteine-rich receptor-like protein kinase 2 isoform X2 yields MGIVGRMRVVFLFLMASGFVSNLMADPRTTKAGFQCNSTEAVSSVLLAQNFVPAMANLSTLVNEDGFGTSVVGEAPNAVFGLAQCFKDLSSIDCQLCFSEIRSILPKCYPDTGGRIFFDGCFGRYENFSFFDQGVDSVQLKNCSSSKNSSQPGIFKEALERVIESVSLEAQKNQGFAVASHSVSNLTVHALAQCWESLDKKTCNSCLQASASSIMSCYPGVDGRSLNAGCYMRYSNEVFWNLSRHTGLSAGRKALYIILGLAVGGFLILAGIGLWKKGHLRQSFGKSLKDIYGSGLSSALAHSQLNFRYQELRQATNNFDSSNKLGQGSYGSVYKGILLDGREVAVKRLFLNTRQWIDQFFNEVHLINQVRHKNLVKLLGYSVDGQESLLVYDYYPNKSLDHFIFDENQAQILDWKKRIDIIQGVAEGLSYLHEESEIRIIHRDIKASNILLDDKLKPKITDFGLARSFAEDQTHLSTGIAGTLICFNFLSEVHARE; encoded by the exons ATGGGAATTGTAGGACGGATGAGGGTTGTTTTTCTCTTCTTAATGGCTTCAGGCTTTGTTAGTAATTTAATGGCTGACCCAAGAACAACTAAGGCTGGATTTCAATGCAATTCAACAGAAGCTGTTTCGTCTGTTCTTCTTGCACAAAATTTTGTTCCTGCAATGGCTAATCTGAGCACTCTGGTTAATGAAGATGGGTTTGGAACTTCTGTTGTGGGTGAGGCCCCAAATGCTGTTTTTGGACTTGCTCAGTGCTTCAAAGACCTTAGCTCCATTGACTGTCAACTCTGCTTCTCTGAAATTCGGTCGATTCTCCCAAAGTGCTATCCAGATACAGGTGGAAGGATATTCTTTGATGGGTGTTTTGGCCGATATGAGAATTTCTCGTTCTTCGATCAAGGTGTGGATTCAGTACAGTTAAAAAACTGTTCTTCTAGCAAGAACAGTTCTCAGCCTGGTATATTTAAAGAAGCTTTAGAAAGGGTCATTGAAAGTGTGAGCTTAGAGGCTCAGAAGAATCAGGGTTTTGCGGTGGCATCCCATTCGGTCTCCAATTTGACAGTACATGCTCTTGCACAATGTTGGGAGAGCTTAGATAAGAAGACCTGTAATTCGTGCCTCCAAGCTTCTGCTTCATCAATCATGTCATGTTATCCAGGTGTTGACGGCCGGTCTCTCAATGCAGGCTGCTATATGAGATATTCAAATGAGGTTTTCTGGAATTTGAGCCGGCACACTGGACTTTCTGCAG GGAGAAAGGCCCTCTATATCATATTAGGTTTGGCTGTTGGCGGATTTCTAATCTTAGCTGGAATAGGCTTGTGGAAAAAGGGGCACCTAAGACAGTCATTTGGCAAATCTTTGAAAG ATATATATGGATCGGGATTATCTTCTGCTCTTGCTCACTCCCAGCTAAACTTTAGATACCAGGAATTGAGACAAGCAACTAACAATTTTGATTCATCAAACAAGCTTGGACAGGGTAGTTATGGGAGTGTCTACAAG GGAATTCTTTTGGATGGAAGAGAAGTTGCAGTGAAACGGTTGTTTCTGAATACAAGACAGTGGATTGATCAGTTCTTCAATGAGGTGCATCTGATCAACCAGGTACGCCACAAAAATCTGGTGAAGTTGCTAGGTTACAGTGTGGATGGCCAAGAGAGCTTGCTTGTTTACGACTACTACCCCAACAAGAGCTTAGatcattttatatttg ATGAAAATCAAGCCCAGATTTTAGACTGGAAAAAGAGGATCGATATCATTCAAGGGGTGGCAGAAGGTCTTTCTTACCTCCATGAGGAGTCTGAAATCCGAATAATCCATAGAGACATAAAAGCAAGTAATATTCTCTTGGATGACAAACTGAAGCCCAAGATAACTGACTTTGGCCTTGCAAGATCTTTCGCAGAGGACCAAACTCATCTTAGCACTGGAATAGCTGGTACCCT tatttgcttcaattttttGTCTGAAGTCCATGCTAGAGAATGA
- the LOC117905122 gene encoding cysteine-rich receptor-like protein kinase 2 isoform X1, whose product MGIVGRMRVVFLFLMASGFVSNLMADPRTTKAGFQCNSTEAVSSVLLAQNFVPAMANLSTLVNEDGFGTSVVGEAPNAVFGLAQCFKDLSSIDCQLCFSEIRSILPKCYPDTGGRIFFDGCFGRYENFSFFDQGVDSVQLKNCSSSKNSSQPGIFKEALERVIESVSLEAQKNQGFAVASHSVSNLTVHALAQCWESLDKKTCNSCLQASASSIMSCYPGVDGRSLNAGCYMRYSNEVFWNLSRHTGLSAGRKALYIILGLAVGGFLILAGIGLWKKGHLRQSFGKSLKDIYGSGLSSALAHSQLNFRYQELRQATNNFDSSNKLGQGSYGSVYKGILLDGREVAVKRLFLNTRQWIDQFFNEVHLINQVRHKNLVKLLGYSVDGQESLLVYDYYPNKSLDHFIFDENQAQILDWKKRIDIIQGVAEGLSYLHEESEIRIIHRDIKASNILLDDKLKPKITDFGLARSFAEDQTHLSTGIAGTLGYMAPEYVVHGHLTEKADVYSFGVLLLEILTGQRCSNGTGAKPGQFFLAKIWSHYKAETVDEILDRHFYDEAVKDEILHAVHVGLLCTQATPSYRPTMAKVVELLRSTKNQENVFPTDPPFLDVLSVENLEEGDGIHLLSGASAPGLSGSTGSVLYGR is encoded by the exons ATGGGAATTGTAGGACGGATGAGGGTTGTTTTTCTCTTCTTAATGGCTTCAGGCTTTGTTAGTAATTTAATGGCTGACCCAAGAACAACTAAGGCTGGATTTCAATGCAATTCAACAGAAGCTGTTTCGTCTGTTCTTCTTGCACAAAATTTTGTTCCTGCAATGGCTAATCTGAGCACTCTGGTTAATGAAGATGGGTTTGGAACTTCTGTTGTGGGTGAGGCCCCAAATGCTGTTTTTGGACTTGCTCAGTGCTTCAAAGACCTTAGCTCCATTGACTGTCAACTCTGCTTCTCTGAAATTCGGTCGATTCTCCCAAAGTGCTATCCAGATACAGGTGGAAGGATATTCTTTGATGGGTGTTTTGGCCGATATGAGAATTTCTCGTTCTTCGATCAAGGTGTGGATTCAGTACAGTTAAAAAACTGTTCTTCTAGCAAGAACAGTTCTCAGCCTGGTATATTTAAAGAAGCTTTAGAAAGGGTCATTGAAAGTGTGAGCTTAGAGGCTCAGAAGAATCAGGGTTTTGCGGTGGCATCCCATTCGGTCTCCAATTTGACAGTACATGCTCTTGCACAATGTTGGGAGAGCTTAGATAAGAAGACCTGTAATTCGTGCCTCCAAGCTTCTGCTTCATCAATCATGTCATGTTATCCAGGTGTTGACGGCCGGTCTCTCAATGCAGGCTGCTATATGAGATATTCAAATGAGGTTTTCTGGAATTTGAGCCGGCACACTGGACTTTCTGCAG GGAGAAAGGCCCTCTATATCATATTAGGTTTGGCTGTTGGCGGATTTCTAATCTTAGCTGGAATAGGCTTGTGGAAAAAGGGGCACCTAAGACAGTCATTTGGCAAATCTTTGAAAG ATATATATGGATCGGGATTATCTTCTGCTCTTGCTCACTCCCAGCTAAACTTTAGATACCAGGAATTGAGACAAGCAACTAACAATTTTGATTCATCAAACAAGCTTGGACAGGGTAGTTATGGGAGTGTCTACAAG GGAATTCTTTTGGATGGAAGAGAAGTTGCAGTGAAACGGTTGTTTCTGAATACAAGACAGTGGATTGATCAGTTCTTCAATGAGGTGCATCTGATCAACCAGGTACGCCACAAAAATCTGGTGAAGTTGCTAGGTTACAGTGTGGATGGCCAAGAGAGCTTGCTTGTTTACGACTACTACCCCAACAAGAGCTTAGatcattttatatttg ATGAAAATCAAGCCCAGATTTTAGACTGGAAAAAGAGGATCGATATCATTCAAGGGGTGGCAGAAGGTCTTTCTTACCTCCATGAGGAGTCTGAAATCCGAATAATCCATAGAGACATAAAAGCAAGTAATATTCTCTTGGATGACAAACTGAAGCCCAAGATAACTGACTTTGGCCTTGCAAGATCTTTCGCAGAGGACCAAACTCATCTTAGCACTGGAATAGCTGGTACCCT AGGTTATATGGCTCCTGAGTATGTTGTCCATGGGCATCTGACAGAGAAAGCTGATGTATACAGCTTTGGAGTACTTCTACTTGAAATTCTGACTGGGCAGAGGTGCAGCAATGGCACTGGAGCAAAACCCGGGCAATTTTTCTTAGCTAAG ATATGGAGTCATTACAAGGCTGAAACAGTCGATGAAATATTGGACAGACATTTCTATGACGAAGCAGTGAAAGATGAGATTTTGCATGCCGTTCATGTGGGATTATTGTGCACACAAGCTACACCAAGTTACCGCCCCACAATGGCAAAAGTAGTGGAATTGCTGAGAAGCACCAAGAATCAAGAAAATGTTTTTCCAACAGATCCACCATTTTTAGATGTTTTATCAGTGGAAAACCTGGAAGAAGGTGACGGTATTCATTTACTATCTGGGGCTTCTGCTCCTGGCCTTTCAGGATCCACGGGAAGTGTACTATATGGAAGATAA
- the LOC117905197 gene encoding LRR receptor-like serine/threonine-protein kinase GSO1, with amino-acid sequence MGSIKMCHMMLFFAVLSAVLAVTFGDNSTDSYWLLRIKSELVDPVGVLANWSSRTNICSWNGLVCSDDQLHIIGLSLSGSGLSGSISPEFSHLTSLQTLDLSLNAFAGSIPHELGLLQNLRELLLYSNYLSGKIPTEICLLKKLQVLRIGDNMLAGEITPSIGNLKELRVLGLAYCQLNGSIPAEIGNLKNLKFLDLQKNSLSSVIPEEIQGCVELQNFAASNNKLEGEIPASMGNLKSLQILNLANNSLSGSIPIELGGLSNLKYLNLLGNRLSGMIPSELNQLDQLQKLDLSSNNLSGTINFLNTQLKSLEVLALSDNLLTGSIPSNFCTSSSSLRQIFLAQNKLSGTFPLELLNCSSIQQLDLSDNRFEGVLPPELEKLENLTDLLLNNNSFSGKLPPEIGNMSSLETLYLFDNMITGNIPVELGKLQKLSSIYLYDNQLSGSIPRELTNCSSLSEIDFFGNHFMGSIPATIGKLSNLVFLQLRQNDLSGPIPPSLGYCKKLHTLTLADNKLSGSLPPTFRFLSDLRLFSLYNNSFEGPLPESLFLLKKLGIINFSHNRFSGSILPLLGSDFLTLLDLTNNSFSGPIPSRLAMSKNLTRLRLAHNLLTGNISSEFGQLKELKFLDLSFNNFTGEVAPELSNCKKLEHVLLNNNQFIGMIPSWLGGLQKLGELDLSFNFFHGTVPAALGNCSRLLKLSLNDNSLSGEIPPEMGNLTSLNVLDLQRNNLSGQIPSTFQQCKKLYELRLSENMLTGSIPSELGTLTELQVILDLSRNLFSGEIPSSLGNLMKLESLNISFNQLQGEVPSSLGKLTSLHLLDLSNNHLRGQLPSTFSEFPLSSFMRNDKLCGPPLESCSEYAGQEKRRLSNTAVAGIIVAIVFTSTLICLVLLYIMVRIWCTWRKVMILSSDSGGTEHNIEEEKWDYGDEKKRKGEYWKVNTMALVPSQEKQNLSSPTCIFQLKMDSETMETTMV; translated from the coding sequence ATGGGTAGCATCAAAATGTGTCATATGATGCTTTTCTTTGCAGTACTTAGTGCTGTTCTTGCTGTTACCTTTGGCGATAATTCAACGGATTCCTACTGGCTTCTGAGAATTAAATCAGAGCTAGTTGATCCTGTTGGAGTTCTTGCCAACTGGTCTTCAAGAACTAATATTTGTAGCTGGAATGGATTGGTGTGTTCTGATGATCAACTCCATATTATTGGCCTGAGCCTATCTGGGTCAGGTTTATCAGGTTCTATCTCACCGGAGTTCTCACACCTCACTTCACTGCAAACACTTGATTTATCTTTAAACGCCTTCGCTGGGTCGATTCCTCATGAGCTTGGACTGCTTCAAAATCTAAGGGAACTGCTCCTTTATTCAAATTATCTCTCTGGTAAGATTCCCACAGAGATTTGTCTTTTGAAGAAGTTGCAAGTTCTAAGAATAGGAGATAACATGCTGGCGGGTGAAATTACACCAAGCATTGGTAACTTGAAGGAGTTGAGGGTACTGGGTCTTGCTTATTGCCAATTAAATGGAAGTATTCCAGCTGAAATTGGTAATTTGAAGAATCTGAAATTTCTCGATTTGCAGAAGAACAGCCTCAGCAGTGTCATACCAGAAGAGATCCAGGGGTGTGTAGAGCTTCAAAATTTTGCAGCATCAAACAACAAGCTTGAAGGAGAAATCCCTGCCTCTATGGGAAATCTTAAATCACTCCAAATTCTGAACCTGGCCAATAACAGCCTTTCTGGATCAATTCCTATTGAGTTGGGTGGTCTCTCCAATTTGAAGTACTTGAATTTGCTTGGAAATAGATTGAGTGGCATGATTCCGTCAGAGCTAAACCAGTTGGATCAACTCCAGAAGCTCGACTTGTCTAGCAATAATCTCTCAGGAACCATAAACTTCCTCAATACCCAATTAAAGAGTCTTGAGGTTCTGGCTTTATCTGATAATCTTTTGACAGGTAGCATTCCCAGCAATTTCTGCACCAGCAGTTCAAGTTTGCGGCAAATTTTTCTGGCTCAAAATAAGCTCTCTGGCACTTTCCCCTTGGAGCTGTTGAACTGTTCCTCAATCCAACAATTAGACCTCTCTGATAACAGATTTGAAGGAGTACTGCCGCCTGAGCTGGAAAAATTAGAGAACCTCACAGATCTTCTACTCAACAATAACAGTTTTTCTGGAAAACTGCCTCCTGAAATTGGAAACATGAGTAGCTTGGAAACTCTTTACCTGTTTGACAACATGATCACAGGTAATATCCCTGTGGAACTCGGGAAGTTACAGAAGTTGAGCAGCATCTACCTCTATGACAACCAGCTGTCAGGAAGCATACCAAGAGAGCTAACAAACTGCTCCAGCTTATCAGAGATTGATTTTTTTGGCAACCATTTTATGGGGTCCATTCCTGCAACAATTGGGAAGCTTAGTAATCTTGTTTTCCTGCAACTGAGGCAGAACGACTTGTCGGGTCCGATCCCACCAAGCTTGGGCTATTGCAAAAAGCTTCACACATTGACATTGGCTGATAACAAGCTCTCGGGTTCATTGCCACCAACATTCAGATTCCTCTCCGACCTTCGCCTCTTTTCTCTCTACAACAACTCATTTGAAGGTCCTCTTCCTGAATcacttttccttttaaaaaaacttggaattattaatttttctcatAACAGGTTTAGTGGGAGCATCCTTCCTCTCTTGGGTTCAGACTTTCTAACCCTGTTGGATTTGACAAACAACAGTTTCTCAGGTCCTATTCCCTCTAGACTAGCCATGTCCAAAAATCTAACCCGTCTTCGTCTTGCACACAATCTTCTTACTGGCAACATTTCTTCTGAATTTGGCCAGCTCAAAGAGCTCAAATTTCTTGATCTGTCATTCAACAATTTCACAGGAGAGGTGGCACCTGAACTCTCAAACTGTAAAAAACTTGAACATGTCTTGCTCAACAATAACCAATTCATAGGCATGATTCCTTCATGGCTAGGGGGCTTACAAAAACTAGGAGAGCTAGATCTTTCATTCAACTTCTTCCATGGAACAGTGCCTGCAGCACTTGGGAACTGTTCAAGACTACTGAAGCTCTCACTCAATGACAACAGTCTATCCGGGGAGATCCCACCAGAGATGGGAAATCTCACTTCTCTCAATGTCCTTGATCTGCAAAGAAATAACCTTTCTGGGCAGATTCCTTCCACATTTCAGCAGTGCAAGAAGCTCTATGAACTGAGGCTCTCTGAGAACATGTTGACAGGTTCAATACCATCTGAGCTAGGAACCCTTACTGAATTGCAGGTTATCTTAGACCTGAGCAGAAATCTCTTTTCTGGTGAGATTCCATCATCTCTTGGAAATCTTATGAAGTTAGAATCTTTGAACATCTCTTTCAATCAACTCCAAGGAGAAGTTCCTTCTTCACTGGGAAAGCTGACGAGCCTCCACTTGCTAGACCTGTCAAATAATCATCTCCGGGGCCAACTTCCTTCAACTTTTTCAGAATTCCCACTCAGCTCCTTCATGCGTAATGACAAGCTTTGCGGCCCACCATTGGAATCGTGTTCAGAATATGCGGGTCAGGAGAAAAGGAGATTGTCTAACACCGCTGTTGCAGGGATTATAGTTGCCATTGTCTTCACCTCTACACTAATATGCTTGGTGCTGCTTTACATCATGGTAAGAATCTGGTGTACTTGGAGAAAAGTGATGATTTTGAGCTCGGATAGTGGAGGAACTGAACATAATATAGAAGAGGAGAAATGGGACTAtggagatgaaaagaaaaggaaaggtgAGTACTGGAAAGTGAACACCATGGCACTGGTTCCTtcccaagaaaaacaaaatctttCTTCACCAACATGCATTTTCCAACTCAAAATGGATTCTGAAACCATGGAGACTACCATGGTCTGA